The nucleotide sequence ATGGCGCATCGCACCATACTGACCGAGCGCCAGCGTGTGGCGCTTTTTGACCTGCCGACTGACGAAGCGGATATGTTGCGGCATTACACGCTGGCAGACGACGATATCGAACACATCAACGAACGGCGGCGGCCAGAGAACAAAATCGGCTTTGCATTGCAGCTCTGCGCGTTGCGGTATCCTGGGCGGCTATTGTCATCCGACGAGGTTATTCCAGAAAAGATACTGCGCTTCATCGCCGCTCAGTTGGGGTTGAGTGCAGGCGATGTCCTGCCATATGCCGCACGCCGCCAAACCCGCCAGCAGCATTTGCACAACCTTCGTGAGGTTTACGGCTTCAAGATGTTCTCAGGCCAGGGCGCCCGCAGTCTCAAAGCGTGGCTTGAATGCGAAGCCGAATCCTCCCGTTCCAGCGAAGATCTAGCTCGGCGCTTTGTTGAAGAGTGCCGCCGGACGCATACGATCCTGCCCGGTGTCTCGGTTATCGAACGGCTTTGTGCAGATGCGCTGGTATCGGCGGAACGCCGGATTGAAAGCCGGATCGCCAACAGGATAAGCGTTGAAACGAAAGAGCGTCTGGACGCGCTGTTGACCGAGATTGCAGATGGCAATGTCACCCGGTTTATCTGGCTTCGCCGTTTCGAGGTGGGCAGCAACTCGGCGGGAGCATCGCGGCTTCTGGATCGGTTGGAGTTTCTGCAGGGCATAAGCCTCTCACCGGACATTTTGGTCGACGTTCCACCACACCGTGTCACCCGCCTTCGCCGCCAAGGCGAGCGCTACTTTGCCGACGGTTTGCGAGACATCACCAGCGATCGGCGTCTGGCAATCCTCGCCGTCTGCGCGGTGGAATGGACGGCGGCCATTGCCGACGCCGTAATCGAGACCCACGACCGGATTGTTGGCAAGACCTGGCGGGATGCGAAAAGGCTGTCCGATGCACGTATCGCGGACGCCCGATCTTCACTGCGCGAGACCTTGCGCTCCTTCAAGGATTTGGGCGCTGCCTTGCTGGCGGCAAAGGCGGATGGCGCATCTCTTGAAGCGGCCATTGACGTTACGTGTGGTTGGTCTCACCTCGAACGCATGGTGACAACAGCTGCAGAGTTGACTGACACGATGGCGGCTGATGCCCTGACTCATGTCGTTCACGGGTACCATCGGTTCCGGCGGTATGGCCCTAGAATGCTGCGGGCGCTCGATATCGGTGCGGCGCCGGTGGCGGCCCCTTTGATACAAGCTACAAAGGTCATCGCCGATGATCAAACCAATGCGCCCCGTCAGGTTGGCTTCCTGCGCCGAACCTCAAAATGGCATCGCCACCTCAATGTCCAAGACCCAAAAGACAATCGGCTATGGGAGGTCGCCGTTCTGTTCCAGGTGCGTGAAGCCTTCCGATCTGGCGATATCTGGCTCTCCCATTCCCGACGTTACGCCGATCTGAAACAAGCGCTTGTGCCAATAGAAGCGGCAAAGGCGTCGCCACGCCTGACGATGCCATTCGAACCTGAGGTCTGGCTCGATGATCGCAAGGTCAGATTGACAGAATCCATGGAGCGTTTGGCCAAGGCCGCCCGGAGCGGAGCTATCCCAGGCGGTTCCATCGAGAACGGTATTCTCAAGGTTGATCGTTTGTCTGCGGAGACCCCGGCGGATGCTGACGGCATGGTGCTTGATCTCTATGGCCGTCTGCCTTCAGTTCGGATTACCGATCTTCTGCAGGAAATCGATGATGATATCGCGTTCACCGAAACCTTCACACACCTGCGTACCGGCGCGCCCTGTAAGGATCGCATCGGGCTTCTGAACGTGCTGCTGGCCGAGGGATTGAACCTCGGCCTCAGCAAAATGGCTGAGGCGACCAGTTCCCACGATTATTTCCAACTTTCGCGTCTGTCCCGTTGGCATGTTGAAAGCGATGCCATCAATCAGGCGCTCGCCACGGTGATCGAGGCACAGGCCAAATTGCCGATGGCGCAGTTCTGGGGCGGCGGCATAAGCGCATCAAGCGACGGTCAGTTCTTTCCGACAACGCGGCATGGCGAGGCGATGAATCTTATCAACGCGAAATATGGGCAGGAGCCCGGCTTGAAGGCCTACACCCACGTCTCCGACCAGTTCGGGCCGTTCGCAACTCAGAACATCCCGGCAACAGTCAACGAGGCTCCGTACATTCTGGACGGGTTGCTGATGAATGAGGCGGGGCGAAAAATCAAAGAGCAATATGCCGACACCGGCGGCTTCACGGATCATGTCTTTGCCGCGACAGCGCTCCTGTCTTATCGATTTGTTCCCCGCATACGCGATTTGCCGTCAAAACGGCTCTATCTCTTCGATCCCGCAGCTGCGCCGAAGGAAGTCCGCCGACTGGTCGGCGGAAAGATCAGAGAAAAGCTGATTACTGAAAACTGGCCGGACATCTTGCGCGCCGTCGCTACCATGGCGGCGGGTGTCATGCCGCCCAGTCAGTTGTTGAGGAAGTTTGCATCATATCCACGTCAGCACGAGTTGGCTCTTGCTCTGCGAGAGATCGGTCGCATCGAGCGCACCCTGTTCATAGTTAACTGGCTGCTTGACGCCGATATGCAGCGACGGGCTCAGATCGGTTTGAACAAAGGTGAGGCCCACCACGCGTTGAAAAACGCTCTACGCATCGGGCGCCAGGGCGAAATCCGAGACCGAACCTCTGAAGGACAGCACTACCGTATGGCCGGGCTGAACCTGCTGGCAGCGATCATCATCTATTGGAACACCAAGCATCTTGGCCACGCAGTTGCGGCCAGAAAGCGAGCCGGTCTCGAATGTTCGCCAGACCTTCTGGCGCATATCTCGCCGCTCGGATGGGCTCATATCCTGCTCACAGGCGAATACAGGTGGAAAAGCAGGTGACGTCCGGCTTTAGGGTGTCATTCTGCACTCAGCCGGAGCAGACCCCGTAGTCTCTGGTCGCGGGCCGATGCGGGGCGTCAGTTCAAACATTTCCAGCCTTTGTGGTTTATATGGTTAGGACCCCAGAGCCTTGCGGACATCCGGTGCAACGCGGGTTCCCAGGATCTCGATCGCGTTCATCAGGGATTTTTGATCGAGCCGCCCGATCGCCATCTGAATGGTAATCCGTGTAAAGCCGAAGATTTCATGATGGGCGAGGATCTTGTCGGTCAGTTCTGCGGGGCCGCCCACGAACAACGCGCCGCTGGGGCCGCTCATGGTATCAAACTGTTCACGGGTTGCCGGGGGCCATCCGCGTTCTGCGCCAAGTCGGGTCATGACCTCGTTATGCGGGCCACTGTAAATGTCGCGGGCGGCTTGACTGGTTTCGGCCACAAACCCATGCACATTCAGTGAGGTTTCAAAGATGGCCGGGTCGTGCCCGGCCTTGGTGGCGGCAGAGCGGTAAAGATCGAACAAAGGCGCAAACCGCACAGGTTCCCCGCCAATTATACCAAGCGCAAGAGGCAGGCCAAGTGTGCCGGCCCGCACCGCCGATTGTGGGGTTCCCCCGATACCCAGCCAGATCGGCAGCTTGTCCTGATAGGGACGTGGATAGACGCCCTGATGATCGACCGCAGGCAAATGTTTTGTGCCAGGCCAACTTATGTGTTCGGCTTCGTTCACCATCATCAAAAGCTGGAGTTTTTCAGCAAAAAGGCCGTCGTAGTCATCCAGCGCATGACCAAACAGCGGAAAGGATTCAACAAAGGCACCGCGCCCGACCATGATCTCGGCGCGCCCCTGGGTCAGGTTGTCCAGCGTCGAAAACTGTTGGAAGACGCGAATCGGATCATCGGAACTAAGCACAGTGACGGCGCTGGAAAGGCGGATGTTTTTGGTTTGTGTAGCCGCCGCTGCCAGCGCTACAGCAGGATTTGAAACTGCATAGTCGGGGCGGTGATGTTCGCCAACGCCGAACCAATCCAGCCCGACCTGATCGGCCAGCACGATTTCCTCAACCAGATTGCGCAGCCTTTGGGAAGGGCTGACGCTGCCAGCTTGATCGGCGCCCGACTCTGCGAATGTGTATATGCCTATTTGCACGATATGGCCTTCTTTGGGGCGGGGGCGAATACCTCGCCCCCGCAGATATTTCCGTGGATTCTAAACGCCAAATAGGGCCCGAACAGGTGCAAACGCCTCCTTCCACGAAGCGCGCGCCTCAAGCCGTTCGATCCAGGCCGCGACGTTCGGGAGATCGTCAAGCGAGATATCAGACTGCACACGGTACATGAATGTCGAGGCCAGCGCGAAATCCGCAACGCTAAGATCGCCCGCGATCCAATCCTTGCCCGCAAGGCCGAATTCCAGCACTGCTAGGAACTGATCTACGTTCTTCAACTCGGCGTCTATGACGCTTTGATCCGCCTCTCCCATGCCGAACTTCGCTTTCAGGAACCGCTCGAACGACAACTTTTGCATTGCCGGACCAAGGTGAATTGTCTGCCAGTAAAGCCACTGATCCACCGTTGCCCGGGCCTTTGGGTCGTCAGGATAAAGACCGCGCTCGGGTTTCTTGCTTGCCAGATAGGAATTGATGGCGCGGGATTCCCATATCACGAAATCGCCGTCTGCCAGCACCGGCACCTTGGCATTGGGATTCATCGACAGGAATTCCACGCTGCGGTTGTCGCCGCCGCGTATGTCGACCTCGATGATCTCAAGATCGATCCCCAGTTCCAGGGCAACCGCCCGCACCCGAAGGGCGTTGGGCGAGAAATTGGCGTTGTAAAGCTTCATCATGGTTTCCTTATTGCGCCGGTGGGGTGAGCAGGGCCGCCTTGTTGGCAATCAAGAAATCACGCGCC is from Octadecabacter sp. SW4 and encodes:
- a CDS encoding glutathione S-transferase family protein; this translates as MMKLYNANFSPNALRVRAVALELGIDLEIIEVDIRGGDNRSVEFLSMNPNAKVPVLADGDFVIWESRAINSYLASKKPERGLYPDDPKARATVDQWLYWQTIHLGPAMQKLSFERFLKAKFGMGEADQSVIDAELKNVDQFLAVLEFGLAGKDWIAGDLSVADFALASTFMYRVQSDISLDDLPNVAAWIERLEARASWKEAFAPVRALFGV
- a CDS encoding Tn3 family transposase; translation: MAHRTILTERQRVALFDLPTDEADMLRHYTLADDDIEHINERRRPENKIGFALQLCALRYPGRLLSSDEVIPEKILRFIAAQLGLSAGDVLPYAARRQTRQQHLHNLREVYGFKMFSGQGARSLKAWLECEAESSRSSEDLARRFVEECRRTHTILPGVSVIERLCADALVSAERRIESRIANRISVETKERLDALLTEIADGNVTRFIWLRRFEVGSNSAGASRLLDRLEFLQGISLSPDILVDVPPHRVTRLRRQGERYFADGLRDITSDRRLAILAVCAVEWTAAIADAVIETHDRIVGKTWRDAKRLSDARIADARSSLRETLRSFKDLGAALLAAKADGASLEAAIDVTCGWSHLERMVTTAAELTDTMAADALTHVVHGYHRFRRYGPRMLRALDIGAAPVAAPLIQATKVIADDQTNAPRQVGFLRRTSKWHRHLNVQDPKDNRLWEVAVLFQVREAFRSGDIWLSHSRRYADLKQALVPIEAAKASPRLTMPFEPEVWLDDRKVRLTESMERLAKAARSGAIPGGSIENGILKVDRLSAETPADADGMVLDLYGRLPSVRITDLLQEIDDDIAFTETFTHLRTGAPCKDRIGLLNVLLAEGLNLGLSKMAEATSSHDYFQLSRLSRWHVESDAINQALATVIEAQAKLPMAQFWGGGISASSDGQFFPTTRHGEAMNLINAKYGQEPGLKAYTHVSDQFGPFATQNIPATVNEAPYILDGLLMNEAGRKIKEQYADTGGFTDHVFAATALLSYRFVPRIRDLPSKRLYLFDPAAAPKEVRRLVGGKIREKLITENWPDILRAVATMAAGVMPPSQLLRKFASYPRQHELALALREIGRIERTLFIVNWLLDADMQRRAQIGLNKGEAHHALKNALRIGRQGEIRDRTSEGQHYRMAGLNLLAAIIIYWNTKHLGHAVAARKRAGLECSPDLLAHISPLGWAHILLTGEYRWKSR
- a CDS encoding Atu2307/SP_0267 family LLM class monooxygenase; translated protein: MQIGIYTFAESGADQAGSVSPSQRLRNLVEEIVLADQVGLDWFGVGEHHRPDYAVSNPAVALAAAATQTKNIRLSSAVTVLSSDDPIRVFQQFSTLDNLTQGRAEIMVGRGAFVESFPLFGHALDDYDGLFAEKLQLLMMVNEAEHISWPGTKHLPAVDHQGVYPRPYQDKLPIWLGIGGTPQSAVRAGTLGLPLALGIIGGEPVRFAPLFDLYRSAATKAGHDPAIFETSLNVHGFVAETSQAARDIYSGPHNEVMTRLGAERGWPPATREQFDTMSGPSGALFVGGPAELTDKILAHHEIFGFTRITIQMAIGRLDQKSLMNAIEILGTRVAPDVRKALGS